From the Chiroxiphia lanceolata isolate bChiLan1 chromosome Z, bChiLan1.pri, whole genome shotgun sequence genome, one window contains:
- the MTX3 gene encoding metaxin-3 isoform X2, with amino-acid sequence MAAPMELRCWAGDWGLPSVHPESLTVMAYAKFSGAPLTVNTISRSWKAPKGDIPVLISEDKVISQPAKILNFLRKQKYNADYELSAKQGADTLAYIALLEEKLLPALLHTFWIEAENYCSVTKPWFASRIAFPLSLYLPGKMSREALNRILLTKGGPPLYSLTEVEAQIYRDAKECLNLLSKRLGTSQFFFGDTPTTLDAFVFGFLAPVYKVCFPRVQLQEHLKQLPNLCRFCDDILTCYFRLSVSGHSPAGQDTADANLQKLTQLVNKESNLIEKTQLSLFLCRWTTTFVRALSTPLIS; translated from the exons ATGGCGGCTCCTATGGAGCTGAGGTGCTGGGCAGGCGACTGGGGGCTGCCGTCCGTGCACCCGGAGTCTCTCACCGTCATG GCTTACGCCAAATTTTCTGGTGCTCCCCTGACAGTGAATACTATAAGTAGGTCCTGGAAAGCTCCAAAAG GAGATATACCAGTCCTCATATCAGAAGACAAGGTGATTTCTCAGCCAGCAAAAATACTAAACTTCTTAAGAAAGCAG AAGTATAATGCGGATTATGAATTGTCTGCAAAACAAGGAGCTGATACACTGGCATATATTGCACTACTTGAAGAGAAACTGCTTCCAGCTCTG CTGCACACTTTCTGGATTGAGGCTGAAAATTACTGCAGTGTGACAAAGCCATGGTTTGCCTCAAGAATTGCCTTCCCACTGAGTTTGTATCTGCCTGGAAAGATGTCCAGGGAAGCACTGAACAGGATCTTGCTGACCAAGGGAGGGCCTCCACTCTACAGTCTCACTGAAGTGGAAGCACAG ATATACAGGGATGCCAAGGAGTGCCTAAATCTCCTGTCGAAGAGATTGGGAACATCTCAGTTTTTCTTTGGAGATAC GCCTACCACCTTGGATGCCTTTGTGTTTGGTTTCCTTGCACCAGTTTATAAAGTGTGCTTCCCCAGGGTACAGTTACAAGAGCACTTGAAACAGCTTCCCAATCTGTGTCGATTCTGTGATGATATTTTAACTTGCTACTTCAGATTAAGTGTCTCAG GCCATTCTCCGGCTGGACAGGATACAGCAGATGCTAATCTGCAGAAACTCACACAGCTTGTAAATAAGGAATCCAACTTGATTGAAAAG ACCCAGCTCTCATTATTTCTCTGCAGATGGACGACAACCTTCGTAAGAGCCCTCAGCACCCCCCTCATAAGCTGA
- the MTX3 gene encoding metaxin-3 isoform X1 — protein MAAPMELRCWAGDWGLPSVHPESLTVMAYAKFSGAPLTVNTISRSWKAPKGDIPVLISEDKVISQPAKILNFLRKQKYNADYELSAKQGADTLAYIALLEEKLLPALLHTFWIEAENYCSVTKPWFASRIAFPLSLYLPGKMSREALNRILLTKGGPPLYSLTEVEAQIYRDAKECLNLLSKRLGTSQFFFGDTPTTLDAFVFGFLAPVYKVCFPRVQLQEHLKQLPNLCRFCDDILTCYFRLSVSGHSPAGQDTADANLQKLTQLVNKESNLIEKMDDNLRKSPQHPPHKLTTLKLAAHGEESSPFNRLSP, from the exons ATGGCGGCTCCTATGGAGCTGAGGTGCTGGGCAGGCGACTGGGGGCTGCCGTCCGTGCACCCGGAGTCTCTCACCGTCATG GCTTACGCCAAATTTTCTGGTGCTCCCCTGACAGTGAATACTATAAGTAGGTCCTGGAAAGCTCCAAAAG GAGATATACCAGTCCTCATATCAGAAGACAAGGTGATTTCTCAGCCAGCAAAAATACTAAACTTCTTAAGAAAGCAG AAGTATAATGCGGATTATGAATTGTCTGCAAAACAAGGAGCTGATACACTGGCATATATTGCACTACTTGAAGAGAAACTGCTTCCAGCTCTG CTGCACACTTTCTGGATTGAGGCTGAAAATTACTGCAGTGTGACAAAGCCATGGTTTGCCTCAAGAATTGCCTTCCCACTGAGTTTGTATCTGCCTGGAAAGATGTCCAGGGAAGCACTGAACAGGATCTTGCTGACCAAGGGAGGGCCTCCACTCTACAGTCTCACTGAAGTGGAAGCACAG ATATACAGGGATGCCAAGGAGTGCCTAAATCTCCTGTCGAAGAGATTGGGAACATCTCAGTTTTTCTTTGGAGATAC GCCTACCACCTTGGATGCCTTTGTGTTTGGTTTCCTTGCACCAGTTTATAAAGTGTGCTTCCCCAGGGTACAGTTACAAGAGCACTTGAAACAGCTTCCCAATCTGTGTCGATTCTGTGATGATATTTTAACTTGCTACTTCAGATTAAGTGTCTCAG GCCATTCTCCGGCTGGACAGGATACAGCAGATGCTAATCTGCAGAAACTCACACAGCTTGTAAATAAGGAATCCAACTTGATTGAAAAG ATGGACGACAACCTTCGTAAGAGCCCTCAGCACCCCCCTCATAAGCTGACAACACTCAAGCTTGCTGCACATGGAGAAGAAAGCAGCCCATTTAATCGTTTGTCACCTTGA
- the MTX3 gene encoding metaxin-3 isoform X4, translated as MAAPMELRCWAGDWGLPSVHPESLTVMAYAKFSGAPLTVNTISRSWKAPKGDIPVLISEDKVISQPAKILNFLRKQKYNADYELSAKQGADTLAYIALLEEKLLPALLHTFWIEAENYCSVTKPWFASRIAFPLSLYLPGKMSREALNRILLTKGGPPLYSLTEVEAQIYRDAKECLNLLSKRLGTSQFFFGDTPTTLDAFVFGFLAPVYKVCFPRVQLQEHLKQLPNLCRFCDDILTCYFRLSVSDGRQPS; from the exons ATGGCGGCTCCTATGGAGCTGAGGTGCTGGGCAGGCGACTGGGGGCTGCCGTCCGTGCACCCGGAGTCTCTCACCGTCATG GCTTACGCCAAATTTTCTGGTGCTCCCCTGACAGTGAATACTATAAGTAGGTCCTGGAAAGCTCCAAAAG GAGATATACCAGTCCTCATATCAGAAGACAAGGTGATTTCTCAGCCAGCAAAAATACTAAACTTCTTAAGAAAGCAG AAGTATAATGCGGATTATGAATTGTCTGCAAAACAAGGAGCTGATACACTGGCATATATTGCACTACTTGAAGAGAAACTGCTTCCAGCTCTG CTGCACACTTTCTGGATTGAGGCTGAAAATTACTGCAGTGTGACAAAGCCATGGTTTGCCTCAAGAATTGCCTTCCCACTGAGTTTGTATCTGCCTGGAAAGATGTCCAGGGAAGCACTGAACAGGATCTTGCTGACCAAGGGAGGGCCTCCACTCTACAGTCTCACTGAAGTGGAAGCACAG ATATACAGGGATGCCAAGGAGTGCCTAAATCTCCTGTCGAAGAGATTGGGAACATCTCAGTTTTTCTTTGGAGATAC GCCTACCACCTTGGATGCCTTTGTGTTTGGTTTCCTTGCACCAGTTTATAAAGTGTGCTTCCCCAGGGTACAGTTACAAGAGCACTTGAAACAGCTTCCCAATCTGTGTCGATTCTGTGATGATATTTTAACTTGCTACTTCAGATTAAGTGTCTCAG ATGGACGACAACCTTCGTAA
- the MTX3 gene encoding metaxin-3 isoform X3: MAAPMELRCWAGDWGLPSVHPESLTVMAYAKFSGAPLTVNTISRSWKAPKGDIPVLISEDKVISQPAKILNFLRKQKYNADYELSAKQGADTLAYIALLEEKLLPALLHTFWIEAENYCSVTKPWFASRIAFPLSLYLPGKMSREALNRILLTKGGPPLYSLTEVEAQIYRDAKECLNLLSKRLGTSQFFFGDTPTTLDAFVFGFLAPVYKVCFPRVQLQEHLKQLPNLCRFCDDILTCYFRLSVSDPALIISLQMDDNLRKSPQHPPHKLTTLKLAAHGEESSPFNRLSP, from the exons ATGGCGGCTCCTATGGAGCTGAGGTGCTGGGCAGGCGACTGGGGGCTGCCGTCCGTGCACCCGGAGTCTCTCACCGTCATG GCTTACGCCAAATTTTCTGGTGCTCCCCTGACAGTGAATACTATAAGTAGGTCCTGGAAAGCTCCAAAAG GAGATATACCAGTCCTCATATCAGAAGACAAGGTGATTTCTCAGCCAGCAAAAATACTAAACTTCTTAAGAAAGCAG AAGTATAATGCGGATTATGAATTGTCTGCAAAACAAGGAGCTGATACACTGGCATATATTGCACTACTTGAAGAGAAACTGCTTCCAGCTCTG CTGCACACTTTCTGGATTGAGGCTGAAAATTACTGCAGTGTGACAAAGCCATGGTTTGCCTCAAGAATTGCCTTCCCACTGAGTTTGTATCTGCCTGGAAAGATGTCCAGGGAAGCACTGAACAGGATCTTGCTGACCAAGGGAGGGCCTCCACTCTACAGTCTCACTGAAGTGGAAGCACAG ATATACAGGGATGCCAAGGAGTGCCTAAATCTCCTGTCGAAGAGATTGGGAACATCTCAGTTTTTCTTTGGAGATAC GCCTACCACCTTGGATGCCTTTGTGTTTGGTTTCCTTGCACCAGTTTATAAAGTGTGCTTCCCCAGGGTACAGTTACAAGAGCACTTGAAACAGCTTCCCAATCTGTGTCGATTCTGTGATGATATTTTAACTTGCTACTTCAGATTAAGTGTCTCAG ACCCAGCTCTCATTATTTCTCTGCAGATGGACGACAACCTTCGTAAGAGCCCTCAGCACCCCCCTCATAAGCTGACAACACTCAAGCTTGCTGCACATGGAGAAGAAAGCAGCCCATTTAATCGTTTGTCACCTTGA